TAATCTGATGTCCTTATTTTTTGGTCACCATTTTTTAATATCTCATAGAAAATAGGTCCACTTCAACAATAggttatggtttttttttaatcattagcTCTCCTTCACTTCATACCTATATTCTTTTTTCCCCACAATTTCCTCACAGCATTTTTCACCTCTGCATTTCTGAGTGTGTAGATGATGGGATTCAGCATGGGGGTCACAACCGTGTAAAACACAGCCACAAGCTTGTCTTCAGTGAAACTAGAGGAAGGTCGCATGTACAGGAAGATGGCGGGTCCAAAGAACAAGAGAACCACTGTAATGTGAGAGGCACAGGTGGAGAGGGCCTTGCGTCTCCCCTCTGCAGAATGCTTCCTTAAGTTGACCAGGATGATGACATAGGAAGACACCAAGACAAGGAAGGAACACAGTGCAATTAAGCCACTATTGGCCATTACAATGACACTCTCCACAAATGTGTCAGTGCAAGCCAGCTTGAATAATGGCTGCAGGTCACAGAAATAGTGGTCAATCACATTGGGACCACAGAAGGGCAACTGAATAGAGATAAGAACCTGGATTATAGAATGTAAAAAGCCCCCCAGCCAAGAAACAGCCACCAGCATGTGACACACTTGACGACTCATGATGTTCATGTAATGAAGAGGTTTGcaaatggccacatagcggtcataggccatcaccACTAGCAAAAATATTTCAGCCACTcccaagaaatggaagaagaataTCTGAGCCAGACAGCCCTTCAGAGAGATGGTTTTAACCTTAGCAAGTAAGTCAGTGATGAACTTAGGGACAACAGTAGAGGAGTAGCAGATCTCCACCAGGGACAAGGAGCTGAGGAAGATGTACATGGGAGAACGCAGACTCTGACTGACACTGACCATTGTAACAATGAGACCATTGCCCAACACTGTGGCCAGGTACACGGGAAGGAACAGCACAAAGCACACCTTCTGCACCTCTGGATCCTGGAAAAGGCCAGCGATGATTAGTTCAGTCACGTTATTTTCCCTGGCCATGGGTTCAGTTGAGGACTAGTGAACATCAAGCAGTAAGTGtcctaaaataaaacattgtagCACCAGTTACATCATTTACAGGATGTCAGAGAAAACAACCCACTAACTAATCATTCCACTAGCCAACATGTAATAATTCAGAATTCAACATAGTTCACTAACATTTTATGCCATTTTGCTTTACTTAGTTTTATGATTGGAAAATAGAAACCCATAGAAATGATTACTTGCCCATAACCACACATTTTGAATTTGGGCAGCCATTCAAGTCTAGAACATATATTTGTACACTCTTTACTGCATTTTGATACCTCTTCTTGGAGAATTCCCTTGACATTATTTCTTCAcatctattctttattttttttattctatgtcTCGAGGAGTATCCATTTTCTATTTCAATATATTAATATAGGTGAGGTGAAAATATGTCTCACCAGTAATTTATGATTATCATTatcactataaaatataaaaagaaacactcAATTAAAAGTCAATCAGGGCTTATTACTTAGAAAGGTAATTAGCAGAAGAGAAACACCAAGTGCTAATGTAAAAGTTATGGTTGGTCTCATATTCCATTGTAAACAAGAAAACCAGTACAACCACTCTAGAGAACAAACTGCCATCAAATGTATGTACAGGTACTTCCATCAGTATGCTGCAAGGAGAGTCTAACTCTACACACAAGTGTTGGGAGCAGTGTATGGGGCCATTTGGAAACTGCTTTTGATGCAATTTTCCCAAACTTCACATTCAGGAAAACTATCTTGGTATCTTAAAGTCAGTCAAGGTCACAGTGTGTAAATATTGTAAATCATGAAACACAACAGATCAGACCTTTTTTTATATTAAGAAGCATCATTTGCAGGTATATGACTTGATAGAGATGATCACGAGAGATTTTTCTTCCCTGATACAGTAATAAAACACTCCCAGCCACACCCTTCCCAAGGAGACAGGACGAACTTGGTAGAGATTTGGCATAGACAGGCCCTTACCCTCTCCTACTGTTAAATGAATATTTCAGATAATATACTTCATGTGCTTCTGTATATGTAGAGTATAAGCATGACAGTGTGTTTGGTCAGGTACAGCCAATGCTGCCATGCCTGTGTATTTATGTTTGCCTAACTCTTGAATAAACTGTACAAAAGCTACTTGGGACAAATATAAGCCACCATCTTCCTTACCTTCTTTATCACTAACAAGGCAACGCTTTCTGCTCACTCTAGTGCCTCTGTTCTGAATTACTTCAGTGTTACATGAGGCAAAGATATTAAATTTCCTACAAACATAGAATTATTAATTAtactattttaaagagaaaaatataatagagagagagaggagagagagagagagagagagagagagagagagagagagagagagagagagagatcaaagctATGGTAGTATTATTTATCTACCCAAATAGAAGACATACTGTCTTACTTTCTTGAACAAGCACCTGTTATGTGACCCAGAAAATGCCAAATATAGACTAAATGAACCAGTCATTCATTAACAACATCCATAGAAAAGGCATGAGAAGAGTTAAAATTAAGTATGAcctttttagaaattttaagtatACTAGAACAAATAATGAGACATCACTTATAGATAGGATAATTGAGTAGATCCACAGTGTTTTTGGGCTTCATCCCAAATTCCTTTAGAAATTACCCTTGTCTCTGaaaataactgtgtgtgtgtgtgtgtgtgtgtgtgtgtgtgtgtgtgtgtgtgtgtgtgtgtgtgtgtgtttccctgactccttctctctctcttcctgcccccaCTTACCCATCCTAACTCTTTGCTATTTAAATGATAGAGAAATAACTCCTGCTTTGCTTTATACtagaatatatacagaatatgGCTAGTGAAAACTATGAGACATTTGATGTATTAATGTGACTGACACTGAGTAAAGTAATAGAGCCTGTATCAATCACAGGTTCCATCGGGTTATCCCCAAATAGTACTTTAAAGAATGCATAATTGTAAAAGAATTTTGGCATCATTAAATTTTATGCTATGAATTTTATACCATAAGAAAAGTCATGATCTtagttcttttctcttccctaaccaccttatctcaaaaataactTCTCTTGGCTCTAAGAAAACATTTGACTAGCCCAACACCTTATATCAGCTGATAAATTCTGTATCGTGCATTTAGTCACGACACCTACCTTTATGTCTGAGCAGCTGCTTTATACTCTTATGCTTCcttggaacaaaaagaaaaattggacAGTATGAATTTCAGATACACTCAATGTGTCTCCAAGTTAGCATCATGTTAGGCACCTTGCTGGAACACATCACTACTAGGGTTTATTCAGACTTAGGAAAATAGAGCTTGGAGAATAGCTGGATTGTTGCCTGAAAATGCTGATCCTGGAGTAAGCAAGATCTATAAAATAATACTACCAACTAGCTGAATTCTCACCAAAGACCCTCAGAGCATACCCAACTAAGCCACTCTGGGCAGGGGAAGCAGGGGAAGTGctgaaaagaatgtaaaaaaagattattctAACTTCTTCTATTCATATATAAGGTGACACAGGCTAAAAGAGGACAATTAACTTCCCAAAACCACACTCTAATAATTTTCCAGGTACTATCTAAGGAATCAttgttctttcaaaaaaaaaaatactaggctATCATTGGTGATAGGGGGTGATTATTCTTACTATAGTTAAGGAGTTAGCTTTATCTCCCAGAACATACCAAAAAGTATCTTGGtagcttttgaaaacaaaatgcagTAAAGTTTAATATAAATGatgaaatgggaaagaaaattcaGGACTGTGTTCAAATCTGTATTTGGAGttgtaatttttaagaaagaaagtccTTAAGAATAGTAAACTCAAGGATTTCTGAGATCCTGTTTGATAAAGAACTACCCACCACACAAAATCGAAGCACTGGAACTGAATGCTCGCATACATGAGATGTTCATAGTAAATCAACCCTCGTGTTACCAAGGGACCAACTTCCCCATGGAATTTCTTTTCCCTCTAGTAAAACTTGCCAAATGAAGTATGgcttgaagaaaatattaaaatctattcCAATTATTTTGCTGTCACTTTCATTGCTTTGCATAcagtagagagaaagaaaatgaagtgttgAAATCCGGGAGTGTTTGACTAAACTTGCCAACTAAAAATTAATCCCAAGtgagtaaggaaagaaaagacagctGGCTATTGGGCAGGTGCTGGACTGATAAGCATCAGATTCACTACCCACCTTCAGCTATGCCACCCCACATCCCCTTCCTATTCCTCATTACCTACATTTCTCATTTTAGTAAGTGTTCACTTTATCTGTCATTGCTGTAATCTTCAAAAGCTACCTTCATGCATTTTGTGCAGTTTGTGTATAAAAAACACATAGACTCTTTGTGGCTCTGTCCCTCTGTCAACAACGGTGGTCCAATCATGGAATATAGCAGGAATTTCTTCTGAAAGTGATGCCTTTTGTTGATCCATTCATTCTCCCATCATTTAACAAATATAATATTGAATTCTGTGATGTTCTGAGCACTGTTTAGGTACTGGATAttacactgaaaaaaaagaaaacaccacttGAACAAATTAAGGATGCACCATCCTTAATTTCCCTTTTAGAGTATaacagaggtagagagaaaatggaaaaattattccAGACATGCAATTCAGTCCTTCGAtgggtagaaagagaaaaaaataaataaagatgacaaGAAATACTAATGGACATAACCACATGATAAGACCCTAATTGCTGACAATGTCACATATTTTGACACCCAGATATAGAAAAAGCAATCTGGAGCCAACTGGGAAACTTCCTTCCTGCTGCTCAGCTTTCATGGTGCCAAAGAGACATTGCATATGCAGGCTGCTGAAGAGAAACAGCATCAGTTATCTTTCCTGGTGCTGGACATACGTGCTACAGTACTTTCTCACCAGAAACTCCATTGTGGCGTGGAATTCTAAACAAACCCATGCTTGTCCAGCGAGGTGCCGGCATCTGCAGTATCTGTTGCTAGCCCTGAGCGGCGGTCATGCCCAGCCTCCACCGCTAGCTTGGTGCCAAGCCGCTCGGTCTCTGAGCTATCAGCAGCCAAACAACTGCCAACCCCGCGGCTTGGCTCTACCCATGCCATGGCTGCCACGCAGCTGTGCCCTCTCACTCGCCTACCTGAATTGTCGCAAATGGATGAATGGAAAACAGCagataatcttaattttaaattaacataaatGACACAACCGCGGGACTCGGAACCTATTGTTCTAAACTCATCATCTATTATTCTATGTTGGAAATTCTTCTGGTGGTAGAAGCCACCACTGGGTCTGACAATTCCCTGGCCTACGTCCTGCACATTATCTTGCTCTCCACCTCCCTGACAAAGGGCATTCCTTTTCTCCTTcgtcccctcttcctctctcagacccAGAAAGCCTGCCTCCTTATcttcgcccagtgattggcttcttgtCTTTATTAGTCAATCAAATAGTTAGGGGAAATCCCCCTACACTACATATTCACTGGAACAGTAGCAACATAACGGCTATAGAGTAACAATCTGGTCTCTGAATGGATTTGAGGCCTGTTCACTCATGACTGGTCAAAAGACCATGGCTGGGTAGGTCATAGATCCTAGGGTACAAATTATTAtaactgttgttgttttgttgttgttgctgctgttgttatt
The DNA window shown above is from Mus pahari chromosome 3, PAHARI_EIJ_v1.1, whole genome shotgun sequence and carries:
- the LOC110318680 gene encoding olfactory receptor 142-like, which produces MARENNVTELIIAGLFQDPEVQKVCFVLFLPVYLATVLGNGLIVTMVSVSQSLRSPMYIFLSSLSLVEICYSSTVVPKFITDLLAKVKTISLKGCLAQIFFFHFLGVAEIFLLVVMAYDRYVAICKPLHYMNIMSRQVCHMLVAVSWLGGFLHSIIQVLISIQLPFCGPNVIDHYFCDLQPLFKLACTDTFVESVIVMANSGLIALCSFLVLVSSYVIILVNLRKHSAEGRRKALSTCASHITVVLLFFGPAIFLYMRPSSSFTEDKLVAVFYTVVTPMLNPIIYTLRNAEVKNAVRKLWGKKNIGMK